A region of the Candidatus Schekmanbacteria bacterium genome:
GGACAAGCAGAAGCATTGAAAACATAAATAGGTTGAGATAGGCAAAGAAGCGGTAATAGCCGGATTCACCATGCATATATCCTGTTGAATAGATATGAATAAGCATTCCAACAAAGGTAACTACAAAAAGCATTACTGCAGAAAGGGCATCGAGCTGAAATCCTATCTCAACTGAAAAGTTTCCTGCAGGAATCCATTGATAGATTATTTGTTCAAAAATTCCATTTTCCGGATGATTTAAAAATATGAAGTCTGCAAGTACATAAAGAGCAATTGCAGATGAAATAATAGCAACACCGCAGGCAACAGTGTGGATTATATTTTCACTGCTTCTATATTTCTCGGAAAACAATCCGACTGCACCGTTGATTATAAAACCAACAGCAAACAACAGGGGAATATAACAAAGCAATTCCATAGTTTTCTTTTATCCCTTCAGCGATTGATAATCATCAAAACTTACACTGCCCTTGTTTCTAAACATTGAAATTATAATAGCAAGCCCGATAGCGGCTTCAGATGCCGCTACGGCGATAATCATTACGACAAAAATCTGTCCAGTCACATCCCGTAAATAGCTTGAAAATGCAATAAAGTTGATTCCAGCAGAATTCAACATAAGCTCAATGGACATTAGTATAACCAAGGCATTTTTCCTCGTAATAACGCCAATTGCTCCAATAACAAAAAGCCCTGCACTGAGCAAAAGATACCAAGACAATGGAATCATTCTAAAATCTCCTATGACTTTCTGCTTAACACAATTGCCCCCACCATTGCTGCAAGAAGGACAATTGAAATAAGTTCAAATTGGAAAATATATTTCGTATAAAGCATAACGCCTAAATTCTCAACGGTGCCATCAAAGAGTGTGCCTGATATCAATGACGCTATCTTCTTTCCTGCCCCAATAAATATGTAAATGAATTCAAGAAACAATGTTATGCCAATAATTGCTGCAAGAAACTTAAACGCAGTCTGAGGTTGCGGCGTTTCACTTACCCTTTTATTTACCAATAGAATAACGAAAAGATATAAAACCATTATACCGCCTGCATATACCAAGACCTGTACTGCAGCAAGAAACTGAGCCTTCAATTGAATGTAAAGCCCTGCAACTGAAAAAAAGGTAAGCACCAAATACAAAGCGCAGTGGACTATCTCCTCGCGAGTAATAACCATTATTGCCGAAACCAAAGTTATGAGGGCAAGAAGCAGGAATATAGCATAATTTGCCGCAGATGTTACTGTAAGAGATTCAATCAATTTTTTTCATCCTCCTTCTTTTCGCTCTTTACGATTTTGCTCTTTTTACTTCTCGTCCAATTCTGAATAAGTTTGTTTATTGGATAAACCATATCTTCCCTCTTGTAGCAGGAAATTTCATATTCTTCAGTGGGTAAAATGGCATCTACAGGGCAAGACCTAAAACATAGACCACAAAACGAACATCTCGACAGGTCAACTGTAAACTCCTTGATTTTTTTATCCTTCCCCTTCCCTTCTGTCTCAATTGTAATACAACCGTCAGGACAGACTCTTGCACACAATCCGCAACCTATGCACTTTATCGAGCCGTCTTCCTTAAGCACATAACCATGCAGTCCCCTCCACCGCTCAGGAATTTCCCAATCTTTGGTAGATTTTTCATAGGGATACTGCATTGTAACCTTCCGTTTAAACATATATTTGAGTGTCACCGCCATCCCAGCGCGCAAATCTTGAAGGAAGTCATACCACACCTCCTCTTTTCTTTGAGCATTGTCCCGCGGTACTACATAATAATCATCCATATCAACTAAAACTCCTGCTTATCATTAGGTTGCAGTTTCATAATCGCTTCTTCTTTTTGAAACACAGAAATTTTCAAAGCTCTTTATAAATTTAAAGGAGATAATAATTATCAGCGCAGTCCCGCCCCACACAATGGGATAGAAGATATACCATGCAAGTTTTTCGTAGAAAAAGTACTCAATTCCTGCAAAACCAATATTTATGAGAGAGAGCGGAAGGAGAATCTTCCACCCAATCTGCATCAATTGGTCATAACGATATCTTGGGAATGTCCATCTAATCCAAATAAAGAGGAAGAGAATAAACAACACTTTCAAACAAAACCAGACGGCAGGAATAAGCCCTTCAAGAAATGCTTTCATCATTCCGCTTCCGGGAATTTCAATATGAAGGAAAGCAAGAGGGCTTCCCCATCCACCTAAAAACAATGTAGCACCTATTGCAGAAACAACAATCATATTCAAATATTCTGCTAAATAGAAGAAAGCAAACTTCATTGCGCTGTATTCTGTCTGATAACCTGCAACAAGCTCGGTTTCGGCTTCAGGCAAATCGAAGGGCAGTCTGTTTGTTTCAGCAAGGGCGCATACTATATAAAGGAAAAAACCAAGAGGCTGGACAAGAATAAACCAAATGCCAGATTCTGCCTGTTTTTCGATTATCTCAACCATCGAAAGAGATTCTGCAAATATAAGCACACCAATCACTGACAACCCAATGGAAACTTCATAGCTTACCATCTGCGCTGCCGAGCGTAATCCTCCAATCAATGGATATTTGCTGTTTGATGCCCATCCTGCCATTACTAGCCCAAATACCCCAAGAGATGAGA
Encoded here:
- the nuoK gene encoding NADH-quinone oxidoreductase subunit NuoK — its product is MIPLSWYLLLSAGLFVIGAIGVITRKNALVILMSIELMLNSAGINFIAFSSYLRDVTGQIFVVMIIAVAASEAAIGLAIIISMFRNKGSVSFDDYQSLKG
- a CDS encoding NADH-quinone oxidoreductase subunit J codes for the protein MIESLTVTSAANYAIFLLLALITLVSAIMVITREEIVHCALYLVLTFFSVAGLYIQLKAQFLAAVQVLVYAGGIMVLYLFVILLVNKRVSETPQPQTAFKFLAAIIGITLFLEFIYIFIGAGKKIASLISGTLFDGTVENLGVMLYTKYIFQFELISIVLLAAMVGAIVLSRKS
- a CDS encoding NADH-quinone oxidoreductase subunit I; the encoded protein is MDDYYVVPRDNAQRKEEVWYDFLQDLRAGMAVTLKYMFKRKVTMQYPYEKSTKDWEIPERWRGLHGYVLKEDGSIKCIGCGLCARVCPDGCITIETEGKGKDKKIKEFTVDLSRCSFCGLCFRSCPVDAILPTEEYEISCYKREDMVYPINKLIQNWTRSKKSKIVKSEKKEDEKN
- the nuoH gene encoding NADH-quinone oxidoreductase subunit NuoH, with the translated sequence MIYSFLRDIVVALIKIVVVMGVCALAVAYTAYLERKVCAWIQSRLGPMRVGYHGILQPIADGLKLFIKEDIIPSKADKILFYLCPVICLVPAFTVLAVIPWSPSFYITDINIGLLFIFAVSSLGVFGLVMAGWASNSKYPLIGGLRSAAQMVSYEVSIGLSVIGVLIFAESLSMVEIIEKQAESGIWFILVQPLGFFLYIVCALAETNRLPFDLPEAETELVAGYQTEYSAMKFAFFYLAEYLNMIVVSAIGATLFLGGWGSPLAFLHIEIPGSGMMKAFLEGLIPAVWFCLKVLFILFLFIWIRWTFPRYRYDQLMQIGWKILLPLSLINIGFAGIEYFFYEKLAWYIFYPIVWGGTALIIIISFKFIKSFENFCVSKRRSDYETAT